The genomic segment AGGGGAAGGGGAAAGGGCTTTGAAGaagttccattttttttaatcttttcactCCTTTTCACACCATTCCTATCTCCAACCACCGTTTAGTTTCAGAATTTGAATCCTGAATTTAATAGCAAGGAGAAATCTAAAAATCCTTCCCTAGCCTCTTTCTTTGCCACTGGGGCTTTGAAGCCCAGATTACATTAttatgttttcttgttttcgtATTTGATTGGAGCCAACTACAATGAGTTAAATCTCCTATTCAAAGCATAAATCCAATCATGGTGGGGAGATTTTCTAGTGTAGTTAATAACATGGTTGAATTGGTTCTCCCATGAATACTTCTGATTTAACATTTCCCAAATATTGTGGACTTCTTTAATTGGCAGTTGGCACATTATTTATTGCACCTTATCCCAGTTTACCTGACTTAAAGCTTATTTAAAACACTATTCGGCTCTTTGTACTGTTACCTGGGAGAATATTTCAATCTGCTAATCCAAATACTTAAATGGACCGATTTTATAGATTCTGTTTggataatattttaaaatatgttCTCTATTACCCAATATTAGACTACTTCGTTTAAGACCCCAGATTGAACGAAATAATAATTGAATCAAGAAATCCTTCATGATTTCATTCCATTTCCATATGCTACCATTTTCAAGTGCACTAGACTAGTAGgcctaaaaaaatttaatttcataAAAATACCAAGTAAAGATCGGTTTTAgaaattcctttctttttctttttcccttgtttGTATACATGGGTTTGGGTAGATCAGTTTTACAGATTTACTTGTATATTATTGTGACAAAAACCAGCAGTATATTACATTTGCACGACTTAACTCTGACCTAGAGATTTCTCAAGTAACCCACAAaacaaagggataatttcagaaacctcccctgacgtttctaataatttcacttaGCTCCCctgaagtttgaaaaattgcacttacctcccttgatttgatagttttactaacaaaatcttaaaataatattgacttggtcaattttttaaatgaatacccaaaatgcccttgtgtaatgagttttaatttatttttctatacaattataagattatctagtataattataaggaaaatgtGCCAAAATTTTTATGTCCATAattactatttgataaacaaatataataataattttatcactatgataagatacttttgatggtattttattgtggatttagatttataagatagaaaagaaaatgctaaaataattcatttagagtttatgaattttttggatagtgggattatcataatttggtagtgattttggaccatttccttttgatttattgttaattttagtaccaaaaaatagaaaacaaagatcagCAAAAACATTAGATTGCATATAAAATTAACTTGTCAAAAAAATCACTAATTCGACTTTTGATTACAATAGTAACTAGAAGTAATAGtggtaattttacaattttactagcaaaaaattaataaaaaaaggaataagaaggaaaaaataatgaaaaaataattttaaaactcattctaagtataagcatatcaaataagggaatttcattaaaatatttaattgtcattttaaatgacaaAGGAGGTAtgggtaatttttcaaacctcaagggaggagttaagtgaaattgtcaggaacttcaggggaggtttctgaaattatccctaaaacaAATGTACCAAAGAATTTGTTATCATCTTGTACAAGATTTACGGCAGCAGGACATCATTGTGATGACAAAGTGACAGCGCCACAAGACATATGATTATGACATGATACAAATATGTGGTGCCCAAACTGAGTTGTTTTCCAAGTAAAAAAGCTTTAAAACTTGGCTTAGTTTCATTCACCTGTCAAATTTCAATTTGCCGTGGTGACTATGGCAAAACATTCGTGTCACCCAGGTTGAACCTGTTTGATAAGGAAGTTAATGAGTGGTACTAGAAGACAATATATAGTAGCATTTGGAAACGGTTACGTTTTAATCTTTCACCCATCAGCTAATCTGTATTCATGTTTCTGGTAAATTCTGATCCAgatgaatgaaataaaattggACATCTCTTGAAATACATCTAAACACGTCTTCAGAAAAGATGGTGCACAATAAGGGTAATGTAATGTATGTGCCATATTTTGTGTGAGTGTTGTTTGCCTATTGGCATCAACTGTTTAACAACaccaaaatatctcaaataCGAGGAAAAACAATATTGCAGATTATGTTCATAtcagttttttaaaaatttattttttaaatattataaaaatttttaaaaaatattctaaaatgtACTCTAAAAAAtggtctaattttttttaatgtttaaaaaatattttaaaaactctggtacttttaaatatttcaaaatatattctaaaaactctactacATTGTTGTTGTTGGTCTTCATTGACCAGTTTCGATGAAATTTCTACTCACATCGAATCCCCTCCCCCCTTAAAATAGGTTAACTTAGATTATAGGAATTCTATCGCatcgaaaacaaaaaaaaaaaaaaaaaaattgttgttgCTGTACACTTGGCACACCACATGGTCTGGTTGGTCCTAGCAATGGTCAAAACATGGACGTGGAAGGAAAGGTGTCCACGTACACGTATAAATTATGGTGGAATTCAGTGAAGGGACAAAGTAATAAAAAGGGTAATTGTACAAATCTGCAGAAGTTTATTAGCAATGAGCATAAAATTGTAGTAATTGGAATAATCTTGGTCCACCCGTAAAGCCAACATATTATTCTTGATTATAATGCAAATGTACACACAAGACAGAGCGTACCTAATTTCTTCAATCTATTATGGCCGGATTATATAATACAGTAATAGGTTAGCCGGCAAGATGGTTTTCCTCAGCTTCTTGGTTGTCATTTACTATCAATTTCGTGGTAGCAAGAAAAGCCTCCTTAGATTCCATATCCCTTTGCCGTAGCTTTTTGATTGCTTCTGTGTACACTGTATCATATCTCACCACCATATTCTCTTTGAACCTCTTTTTACACTAATGATTCTAATATAATAAAGTCACATCTGTCTCTTCTATCTTTCTAAATCCTTCTTTGGCCTGCCACTAAACGATTCAATCTTTTCAATTAAATATTTCTCCTCTGGTATCCGTTTCTACACTAACTGGTGTCCTGGGTGCATCCCACAATTTGAAACGATCCCTGTTGTTATTCTTCTTCATCCAACAACACGAATACAGAAGATCCTCATTtcctctgtgtgtgtgtgtgtatatatatcaGAGCAAGTAGTTAGTttaagtgtgtgtgtgtgtgtgtttaattAGCAGTTATTTTCCTCTTATAGTGACACAGTGGAATGGCACTCAAAAGCAGTTCCTACCAAACTTCTGCAACGCCAATTTCATTGTTTGCTCACTTGGTCTTCATAGCAATCTTCGTTCTTGTGCTGGTTTGGCTTCTCAAATTCAGGGAAGGGCTTTCCTTCACATCAGATAACAAGCCGAAGCTTTTCAATGTAATATACTTTTCTTGCTGCATGAAAATTGATGTTTTTCTATTCATCTGTTTTGCTCGAGTTCTATTCAATTTAGGcttatgattttcctttttccatgcAGCTGCACCCCTTGTTTATGGTCATTGGCTTTGTCTTAATCTCAGGACAAGGTAAGAAATTAAGGATGATGATATAAGTTGGGCAAGCCCCTTTTCAGTTTGTTCTGCTTCAATTCTACTTCtaatcttttcttcatttttctaatTGAGTCCACTCTCACCTTACAAACACAAAGAAGGGCTTCTGATTTTGCTGATTCTCCCGGTTATTATTGCTTaaattctagattttctaatTAAAGAGCTTGTATTAACTGATTTCTTCTAGCTTTGGAAGAAGGTCAAAGAGTTGGACTTAATTTAGTCGTTCAAAGTTTGATAACTTTTGTTTCCTTGACAAAATAGTTGTCCTTTTCTCTGTTCAAAAGTTTAGAAAGCTAAAATAAAATATGAGAATTGAGTAGGAAACAAAGAGCAAAATTTCCCATCTTCTTGCTTGTTGACCAAATTGTTGCTTTTTCCATGTTAGCCGGGTGTAAAAGTTACTTAAGGTTTTCACAGGGACAAAGTTTTAATTTATAAGGGACATTTTAATAAACTTTCAACTTTTATGGGTCAAAAGTACAAATTCTTAAAACTAGGGGGACGGCCTTGTTTGTTCGAATAACATCTTTCATGGACATTTTCTCACCGACAGCCCTGATTATCCTTCACTGGCCGTTGAGTCCGGGCAAAAAGACCAAACGAGCACTAATTTCTCTACAATCGCTTAAAGCccattaaacgagaaagaagaAATCTATAATACTGCTTAGTCTAAATTTGTAGTTTTCATAGACAAATAACGTGCACTAAAAATAGTCGAGAAAGTTTTGATTGAGTGGTTAAAATTCCTATTCTATCCTAATCTAACTACAAGGAAGCTCAACTGGACCTATGGGGGACCGGTGGAGATAGAACCACCATCGGATCACTTGTCtggattttttgaaaaatcacataatGTGGCAATTGATGGGAGGCAAGGTTCGAACCTTTGTTTAATAACACGACACCATTGTTAACTGATTGTGATTGTACCATCACCGAACCAGATTGGTGCAATTAGACGGGTGCACTACGCACTCTGGtctgttatttatttatttttttcccttgtcaAAGTACACAGTACAATTAGTCAATACTCAATGGTGTCGTGTGACATTATACGCTATTGACGTTTTGGTGGACTTGAAGACATCACATGGTGCATTTGTTTGTCTTTTTTCTTGTCCAATGCAATTCTAATCTTCTTTGTATTGGCACTatgaaactttgatttctcactcTTTCTGCTTGTTCATGTTTTTCGTCACTGgggtaaaaggaaaaaaagtaggAGTTGACACATTCTATGACATCTTTTAtactaaaacaaaaaagtttAGAAGTAGTTTCTGATATAATACCGTTTTTATTTCAAGTTTCTAATATAACAGTTCACAATTAAAACgataaaaaaatattgaaaggCTGTGCATTATATtttattatgtgttttattttACATCATAACTCATGCTTcagttttttttcttccaatttttctCCTAATATTCTTTCTTTATGTTTGACGTTCCAAAGTTTGTCTAATGGTCTAGCTAGAGCATCAAAAAGGCTTGTTCGAGTTTCTGTTCcaaattgattttcaaaatgatttcaaCCTTGATATTGAATTCCCATCTTTGACTAGTAGTAAAGTATTACTATAATATACAAACTCGAGTTCTTGAATTTATTAATAACTTGTCATTGGTATTTTTGTCACAGCTATCATGACATACAAGACTTTCCCAGCAACGAGAAAGAGACAGAAATTGATTCACATGACTTTGAATTTCATTGCTCTTCTTGCTGCCATCGTGGGATTGTACGCAGTTTTTCAGTACCATCATGACCTTGGAATCCCGCATGTGTATACCTTGCACTCTTGGTTTGGCATTTCTACTGCCAGCTTATTTTTTTTGCAGGTAATTAAAACTTCTAATCAATTTTTAGTAGTATATAATAACTGCTAACTCATGGATGCTTAATACTCCAGCATATTTCTACTGTAGTGAATTCGTTCGAGATACATGTAAGTAGTGTTCATCTTACTAAATGTGGattattagttatagttgttattGAGTAATAATCAGTTGTATGTATTGATTCCACCATTATGGGCTACTGGTAATAaaatcatattaaaaaaaaaacaaaagaatgttTGACTTTGTCAACATTTTTCTTGTATTATGTGCCAATAGATTGTGATTAGCCCAatgaaaaatatataattgaAGAACAAATATTCCAAGTCGGCATTGGCTGTATTGTGTTGATTGTTGAATAGGTGTTTCTTACCAGTTCAATTTTCTAATGGGAGATTCTGAACTTTTTTTTGTCAGTGGCTGTTTGGCTTCTTTACCTTTTGGGTCCGAGCCAGAGACTCCACAACTAGAGGAAATTTAGCACCATGGCATGTCCTGCTTGGCATGGTTATATTTTCCATGGCAATATTGAGTGCTGTGACCGGCTTGATTGAGAAATTCACCTTCATGAGCTTAAGAAGGGGGCAAGAAGCATTGATTGTCAACTTCACTGGCCTCCTCATCTTCCTTTTTGGAGTATCTGTTGGCTGCACTGTTCTTCTTCCAAGAAGTTATTAAAGATGGTAGTCATTGGAAAATGTTCTTGTCtttggttatatatatatagtttggCCCAATATTGCAGTTAGACGAAAACATGTTTAATCTTTTATTTGTTCACTTGGATCGCTCTAGCTAGAGTAATGATTCCCATGTTTGTTACAAGTGTTCTTGAGTATTTGAATagtttatttggtcaaatagtTCTTTTGAAACCTGCATTTTATGCATGAGATCTGTGACATTGGCATGTGAACTTTTTGGGACTATTGGAGCTGGAAAATGGCCATCATTTGTGTACTCTACTAAAAAGGGACCTAGTTTGTAAGAtttgggctttttttttttttttttgtcgcaacGATAGAATTCCTATAACATAATCTAGCCTAATCTAAGGGAGGAGAGAGAGGGGGACTCGATGTGAGTAAAAATCcatccaaaataaccaattaagacTGTCACATATTGTGACAATTTTTTGGTGGGAGGTAAGGGTCGAACCCTTGACCTCCCGTGCGTGACCACCGGGCCAAAGGCCCAGTGGCTTGTAAGATTT from the Coffea arabica cultivar ET-39 chromosome 11e, Coffea Arabica ET-39 HiFi, whole genome shotgun sequence genome contains:
- the LOC113718023 gene encoding probable ascorbate-specific transmembrane electron transporter 2; translated protein: MALKSSSYQTSATPISLFAHLVFIAIFVLVLVWLLKFREGLSFTSDNKPKLFNLHPLFMVIGFVLISGQAIMTYKTFPATRKRQKLIHMTLNFIALLAAIVGLYAVFQYHHDLGIPHVYTLHSWFGISTASLFFLQWLFGFFTFWVRARDSTTRGNLAPWHVLLGMVIFSMAILSAVTGLIEKFTFMSLRRGQEALIVNFTGLLIFLFGVSVGCTVLLPRSY